One genomic region from Nocardia vinacea encodes:
- a CDS encoding AraC family transcriptional regulator, with protein MTDRMNLPRSTTSAAILVELGIEHGMTLAQCLRGSGITPTELEDPRAEIRARQELQVVRNLVTALHSVPGLGLQAGQRYHLSSHGIWAFAVVSSPTVRHAWRAGVEYMDIAYSFGRWRFDEHNGDDAAAIIDYSGVPDDVRMFLLERDIAELITVDREVFGAPVSPHIVELSCPAPQYADMFTELIGIEPVFDAPVTRIVMTREILDLPMPQANPHAAVLAEQQAGEIMQRRRDRQGIAARVRAALLTHGVTASQDEIAAQLRLSVRTLRRRLDAEDTSFRELATETRQLLAEELLTIGTTVEDVAQRLGYADASSFTHAFTRWTGTTPGRFARARH; from the coding sequence CTGGTCGAACTCGGCATCGAGCACGGCATGACGCTCGCGCAGTGCCTGCGCGGCTCCGGGATCACCCCTACCGAACTCGAGGACCCGCGCGCCGAAATCCGCGCCCGCCAGGAGTTGCAGGTAGTGCGCAACCTGGTCACCGCGTTGCACTCGGTGCCAGGTCTCGGATTGCAGGCAGGCCAGCGTTATCACCTATCCTCCCACGGAATTTGGGCTTTCGCCGTGGTCAGCAGCCCGACCGTGCGGCACGCCTGGCGGGCGGGGGTGGAATACATGGACATCGCCTACTCATTCGGCCGGTGGCGTTTCGATGAGCACAACGGTGACGACGCGGCGGCGATCATCGACTACTCCGGTGTCCCCGACGATGTGCGAATGTTCCTGCTCGAACGCGATATCGCCGAGTTGATCACCGTGGACCGCGAGGTGTTCGGGGCGCCGGTATCGCCGCATATCGTCGAACTGTCCTGTCCCGCACCGCAATACGCTGATATGTTCACCGAGCTGATCGGTATCGAGCCGGTTTTCGACGCGCCGGTGACCCGCATCGTCATGACCCGCGAGATCCTGGATCTGCCTATGCCCCAGGCGAATCCACATGCCGCCGTCCTGGCCGAGCAGCAGGCCGGCGAGATCATGCAGCGCCGCCGCGATCGGCAGGGCATCGCCGCCCGGGTCCGCGCGGCCCTGCTCACCCACGGTGTCACTGCGAGCCAGGACGAGATCGCCGCCCAGTTGCGCCTGAGCGTGCGCACCCTGCGTCGCCGCCTCGACGCCGAGGACACCTCTTTCCGCGAACTCGCCACCGAGACCCGCCAGCTGCTGGCCGAGGAACTGCTCACCATCGGTACCACCGTCGAAGACGTCGCCCAGCGCCTCGGCTATGCCGACGCCTCCAGCTTCACCCACGCCTTCACCCGCTGGACCGGAACCACCCCGGGCCGCTTCGCCCGAGCCCGCCATTGA
- a CDS encoding dihydrofolate reductase family protein produces the protein MTRRKVTANISLTLDGRYSGPGGPADMGAIIPYATTEVARNHMNRIWEHATTALLGRLNAEGFLGFWPTVAQDENADPRDRGYAKWLVDTEKVVLSTTLTEAPWEHTRIVNAPAADIVTELKTTGDGDILVNSSASIIKPLLAADLLDRLYLIICPEIAGGGQRLFDDGLPPSKWTLAHQETGELGEIALVYDRTR, from the coding sequence ATGACCAGACGCAAGGTGACCGCGAACATCAGCCTCACCCTCGACGGGCGCTACAGCGGCCCCGGCGGGCCCGCCGACATGGGCGCGATAATCCCCTACGCGACAACCGAAGTCGCGCGAAACCACATGAACCGCATCTGGGAACACGCCACAACGGCCTTGCTCGGCCGACTCAATGCCGAAGGCTTCCTTGGGTTCTGGCCGACGGTCGCCCAGGACGAGAATGCCGATCCACGTGACCGCGGATACGCGAAATGGCTGGTCGATACCGAAAAGGTGGTCTTGTCGACCACCCTGACCGAAGCGCCGTGGGAACATACCCGCATCGTGAACGCCCCCGCCGCCGACATCGTCACCGAACTGAAGACCACCGGCGACGGCGACATCCTCGTCAACAGCAGCGCAAGCATCATCAAACCGCTCCTCGCAGCAGACCTGCTCGACCGGCTCTATCTCATCATCTGCCCCGAGATCGCCGGCGGCGGCCAACGACTGTTCGACGACGGCCTGCCACCTTCGAAATGGACACTCGCACACCAGGAAACCGGCGAACTCGGCGAGATCGCCCTGGTCTACGACCGCACCCGCTGA